CCAGGCTGTCCAGTTCAGCGAGCGGAAGTCATGCAGCGCATACCAGCCTTCCAGTGTCAAAGCGGCTTCGTTCAAGCTGTTCACTCCTTATCAATTATCGGTGGAATATCCTCGCGTAAAATCTTCTTTGTCCGCATACCTTAAATATGTATGAACATAGGTCGGGTGCTATTTGCATTGTAGCGCAGCGGGCGGCAGAGAGCAAACGCCGGGGCCCCCTTTCACGCTTATTCCGGTATTTAGCGCGATAATGTTCATTGCTTCGCTACATTTTTTCTAGTAAACTTACTATTATATAAGCTTGAGTGTGCGGTTCTTTATAGAGAGAGGGGATGGCGGTACGATGGGATTTATTCCGGTGTTTGTTCTGGCCGTTTTATTCTTTGTGATGATGTTCGGCATTGGCTTCATTCTTAACATGCTGATGAAGACTACCTGGTTCCCTGCCTATCTGTTCGTCATTGTTATTCTTCCGGTGGTGGTCTATTCCATCTGGGACCGGAGCGCGATGTCCCTATGGGAGCACCTCTCTACCTTCCACATCGTGGATTATCTTACCGGGATCGCCGGTCTTGCCGGAGCGGTGCTGAGCGGCTGGACGATTCAGAAGCTGAGGCTGGGCGGATACAAAATGTTCTAAGCGCTGCCTGAAGGGCGCTACAACAAGTAACGGCTAATCTCCTGTAAAGGGGGGAGCCGTTTTTTTGCTTTTTCCGCCAGAAGTGCCAAGGATTCATCTTTATTTTACATTTCCGGCCGGGTGTTTTGTGATAGAATAGAAATCTATATGAATTCGTATATCGTATAGAAGAGGGGGAGGTATCCGCAGATGCGTATGAGCAACCTGCATCATTTCACTGAACATCATCGGTACTGCGTGTCCCGCGAATTCGGTCTAAGCCAGCTGGACGGACGGATGCTGGGCTCTGTTTATCAGCCAATGGTAGGCGCGTTCGCCATCAGCCTGTACAGATTGCTGTTCGAGCATATTCCGGCTGAATCTATCGGTTATTCCGGTGTGGAGCAGCAGCGCAGGCTCTTTATGACCCTGGGCGTTGAACCTAACGAGAAGGGCCGTAAATATATGGTAGACCAGGCTTCCCGGCTGGAAGCGGTGGGCCTGCTGCAGACCTGCCGGCTGTATGCCGCGGAGAACGATGATTATATGTACGAGTACGAGCTAATGCCGCCGCTGTCGCCGGCTGATTTTTTTGCAACCCAGCATCTGACGCTGCTGCTCCGGGATAAGATCGGCAAGTTCGCTGTGCTGTCGCTGCGCGAGCAGTTCTGGCACCGGGAACCCGAGGAATGGAGCGGGCGGTCGATGGGAAAAGAGAATATTTCACTGCCCTTTTATGATATTTTTGAGCTGAATACCCATGTGATCGACTATGAGCTGGAGCAGGCCCTGGCCGAGGTAGCCTCCGTGCGTCAGCCTGGCACCACCCAAGACGCTGAGCCGAATATAGCCTACAGCGATATTATTCTGCGCTTCCCGCGTGAATCGGTGAACCGTGCGCATGTCGAGAAGCTGCGCTTTGACCATAATCAGATGGGCGTCATTAATTATGTGGCCCGCAAATACGAGCTTGGCCCGCAGGATGTATGCCGCCTGCTGGATGAGGATGATGTCTTCACGCCGGACGGAGAGGTGATTCTGGATACGCTGCAATACAAGGCGAGCCAGCATTTCCGTCAGGATATGAAGCGCCAGGAGAAAAGAGAGATTGCCGCCGCCAAGGTGGTGTCGTTGCGCTCCGCCGCTGAGGAAGAGAATGATCCCACCGCAGTGCCGGTGGAGCAGGCTGTCGAAATGGAGTTCTATGTAGAAGTGCCTCCGCAATTTCTGTCCAAATGCGACATTCACCAATATAATATGATGCTGCGCAACGAGCCTTATACACGGTTGTTGCAGACGTTCTTCCCCGGGGCGGTTCCGGGCCAGCTGATGGATATCTTCGAGAAGATTGATTTGAACTATAAGCTCAGCGGCGAAGTGATCAATGTGCTGATCCATTATCTGATGACGATGGTGGCTTCCGGCGGCGATCAGCGGATGAACCGCAACTTCGTGGAGGCGATTGCCTCCAATATGCTGGTGAAGCAGGTGAATACTTACGAGAAGGCCGTGCGCTATATCCGCGACCAGTCCAAGGTGAAGGGCAAGGGGGCGGCCTCCGCCTCCTCCGGCACAGGCACTGCTGGAACACGCCAGCGTTCCTATACGAAGAGCGGCGGGCGGTCCGGCAAGCAGGAGATTCCGATTGTGCTTGATGACGGCAGTGCCGGAACCGTATCGGAAGAGGAATTCGCGGCGATGATGAAGAAAGCGGCCGAGATCAAGGCCAGCAAGAAAAAAGGCGTTCTGAGGACGCCCTGAAGAAAGTGAGGTGCAGCGATGGAGTCCATGGGCGAAGTGCTGCGTTCGATGAACAACCCTGCTCTGCGCCAGCGCTCCCGTGACCTGGAGCAGACCCTGCTGAACCATCCCCTGGTCAAGGAGCTTCAGGCGGAGCATCCCGAGCTGGACGAGTCCCGGCTGCGGCTGCACTTGAGCCGTCTGTACCAGTATGTCGAGGAGGACCGGCACTGTAAGAACTGCCCCGGCCTGGCGAATTGCCCGAATGATTTCCAGGGGCATTACAGCAAGCTGTCGGTGGAGACGGTGAACGGTGTAACGGATTTGTATGAACGCAAGACGCCGTGCAAGCTGAAGATTGCACAGGATAATCAGGATAATGTCCGCAAGCGGATCCGCAGCTTCTATGTGGATGAACGGGTGCTGAACGGCGGATATGATGAGATGGATATTATGGGCAAGGACCCCCGGCGGGCCTCAGCCGTGAACAAGATATTTGACTATATAGCAGCTGTGCGGGCAGAGGGCCTGACTTCGCGGGGCATTTATCTGCAGGGCAGCTTCGGCACCGGCAAAACCTTCCTGATGTGCTATCTGCTCCATGAGCTGGCGATCTCGGGCTACAGCGGCGTGATTGTCTACATGCCGGATTTCATCGAGGAACTGAAGCTGATCATGATGGACAACCAGAAGCTGAAGGAAATGGTCGATACGATGAAGAACTGTGATCTGCTCATCTTCGATGACATCGGAGCGGAGAATCTCAATCCCTGGGCGCGTGACCATGTACTCGGAGCGATCCTGAACTACCGGATGAACCGCAAGCCGACCTTCTACACCTCGAATTATCCGCTGGACGGGCTGGAGAAGCATCTCAGCATCACCAGCAAGGACGGGGAAGAGGTCTACAAGGGCCAGCGGCTGATGGACCGGATCGCCCCGTTCGTTGAGGTGATTCCGCTGCATGGAGAGAACCAGCGGGGCAAGGCCAGAGGCTGAGTTTTTAATAATATAAAAAAGGGACCCTGCATCTGAGCGGGGTCCCTTTTTTGCAGATTTATATGTTTTACGCTATAAATTATCCTTCTATTTCTCGCTGAAACGTTCCCGTCTCTTTAAAAAAACGGCAATGCCGTTTCCACTGGTATGCTTAGATTCAGCTGGCGCTGAATTTCCACCAATTGATATTGAACAGGTATCCGCTGCCGCCCGTGAATTTCAGGTAGAGGTCATGAGTGCCGCTTGCTCCGCTGACTGTGCAGGTCTTGGTTACCCAGCTCTGCCAGCCTCCGGTATTCTGAACCGCACAGGTGCCGACCAGGGTTCCGGTTGGACTGTCCAGCCGCAGTTCGATAGTACCGCCGCTGCCTGCTGACGCTACCCGGGCCTCGAAGCCGGAAGCTCCGGCGCCGAAGTTCACATTTTTGATTTTGAGATAATCGCCATGATCGATGAAGCCGACATTTATTCCCCCGTCCGTATCCGAGGTGGTCTCGGTCTCTACCCCGGCTGCCCATGCGCTGGTCTCGGCTTGTGTTCTGACATAGGGGTTAAGAGTGGCGATGGGCTGCGGCCCGGCGGTTGTCATGTTGATGACCGGGAAGCTTCCGTCCGCGTTGTAGGTGAATTGCTCGACCCCCACTGACCGGGTGAAGCCGCCCCCTCCAGGCAAGGCCCCATTATGATAAAAGAAATAGGAGCGCCCTTTGAAGTCGATGATGCCG
The window above is part of the Paenibacillus sp. FSL H8-0048 genome. Proteins encoded here:
- a CDS encoding YuiB family protein is translated as MGFIPVFVLAVLFFVMMFGIGFILNMLMKTTWFPAYLFVIVILPVVVYSIWDRSAMSLWEHLSTFHIVDYLTGIAGLAGAVLSGWTIQKLRLGGYKMF
- a CDS encoding helicase DnaB, which produces MRMSNLHHFTEHHRYCVSREFGLSQLDGRMLGSVYQPMVGAFAISLYRLLFEHIPAESIGYSGVEQQRRLFMTLGVEPNEKGRKYMVDQASRLEAVGLLQTCRLYAAENDDYMYEYELMPPLSPADFFATQHLTLLLRDKIGKFAVLSLREQFWHREPEEWSGRSMGKENISLPFYDIFELNTHVIDYELEQALAEVASVRQPGTTQDAEPNIAYSDIILRFPRESVNRAHVEKLRFDHNQMGVINYVARKYELGPQDVCRLLDEDDVFTPDGEVILDTLQYKASQHFRQDMKRQEKREIAAAKVVSLRSAAEEENDPTAVPVEQAVEMEFYVEVPPQFLSKCDIHQYNMMLRNEPYTRLLQTFFPGAVPGQLMDIFEKIDLNYKLSGEVINVLIHYLMTMVASGGDQRMNRNFVEAIASNMLVKQVNTYEKAVRYIRDQSKVKGKGAASASSGTGTAGTRQRSYTKSGGRSGKQEIPIVLDDGSAGTVSEEEFAAMMKKAAEIKASKKKGVLRTP
- the dnaI gene encoding primosomal protein DnaI, translated to MESMGEVLRSMNNPALRQRSRDLEQTLLNHPLVKELQAEHPELDESRLRLHLSRLYQYVEEDRHCKNCPGLANCPNDFQGHYSKLSVETVNGVTDLYERKTPCKLKIAQDNQDNVRKRIRSFYVDERVLNGGYDEMDIMGKDPRRASAVNKIFDYIAAVRAEGLTSRGIYLQGSFGTGKTFLMCYLLHELAISGYSGVIVYMPDFIEELKLIMMDNQKLKEMVDTMKNCDLLIFDDIGAENLNPWARDHVLGAILNYRMNRKPTFYTSNYPLDGLEKHLSITSKDGEEVYKGQRLMDRIAPFVEVIPLHGENQRGKARG